The Natrinema saccharevitans genome includes the window TCGCCGGTGCCGGGCTCGTCCGTCAGCTCGCCCGGCCGCACGATCGTGGACGCGAGCCCGCTGTGGCGGAGGTACTCGTCGGCCTCGGCCTTCGCGATCAGGTAGTCCCGCAGCGGCTCCGGTCCCGCGTCCGGGTCGTCGGCCCCCATCGAACTGAGCATGACGAACCGGTCGACGCCCGCCTCGCTCGCGGCGTCGATCAGATTGATCGCGCCGTCGCGGTCGACGCCGTAGACGTCCTCGCCGCCGGAGCCGGCCGCGAACACGACGGCGTCACAGCCCTCGAGCGCGCGCTCGAGGGAGGACGGCTCGGTCAGGTCCGCGACGACCGGGTCTCCGCCCAGTGCCGCTAGCTCCGCGACCTGTGACTCGGATCGGATCATCGCTCGCGGCGTATCCCCGCTCTCGGCCAGGCGTGCCGTGACGTGCTGCCCGACGCCGCCGTGGGAGCCGGCGACGAGTATCGACTTACTCATGGGCCGACTTCGCCGCTGGCACCCATACCGGTTTCGGCGGAAGTCGCCGGCCCCGATCGGTCGGGCCGACCCGCGCGTCGAGCCGGGCGGAAGATCACGCCGCGACCGCGGTGTTTTTCCGGGGTGGTACCTAAACAAACTCGAGTAGATGACCACGGGCCAGCCCGAATCCAAACCAGACGCCGACCTCGAGGACGACCTCGAGTGGTGTTACGATGCGGTTCACGGCGTTTCGCGGACTTTTTCGATCACGATCGATCGGCTCGAAGAGCCGATGGCGAGACACATCTGTCTCGGCTATCTCCTCTGTCGCATCGCTGATACGATCGAGGACGCCGGTCACATCCCACCGGAGCGACAGACGGAACTGCTCACGCGGTACGACCGGTTGCTCGACCCCGACGCGAGGGAACCGATCGGGGAGTTCATGGCCGACGTCGAGCCCTGGATTCCCGAGGACAGAAACGACGACTGGGAGGTCGTCGCCCAGACCCCCCGCGTCCTGCGGACGTTCGAATCCCTCGACGAAGAGCCCCGCGAGATCATGCGCGATCCCGTCCGGGAACTCGTCGACGGGATGGCGATGTTCACCGACCGGTACGCCGACGAGGGCGGCCTGCGCTTACAGACCATCGAGGAACTCGAGGAGTACTGCTGGTACGCCGCCGGCACCGTCGGCACCCTTATCACCGGGCTGGTCGCCCGCGGCACCTCACAGGACCGGGCCGACGAGATGCGGGAGAACGCCCGCTCGTTTGCCCTCCTCCTACAGCTGGTCAACATCGCGAAAGACGTCAACGACGACTACCGCGAGGAGAACAACGTCTACCTCCCCGCCGAGTGGCTCGCCGCGGAGGACGTCGACGTCGAGGCAGTCACCGACGAGGCCCACCACGGTGGCGTCACGAACGTCATCAAGCGGGTGACAGGCCGCGCCGAGCGCTACCTCGACGACGCCCAGCGATACCTCGAAGTCGTCCCCGAACACAACGGCAACCGCCTCTCGGCGTGGGCGATCCCCTATCTGCTGGCGGTCGGCACGCTCCGCGAACTCCGCGAACGGCCCGAGGACGTGGTCCGCGAGGGCGACGTGAAAGTCTCCCGAGCGGAGGTTTTCGCCCTCCTCCAGCAGTTCGAGGACGGCGTCTCCCGCTCGCGACTGTCCGAACTGCGCGAGCAGATGGCCAACCAGCCGCTCCACCAGTAGACGGCCACCGCTGCGCCCGACTGGCCCGCCCGACCCGCAGACGGGAGCGGTTCTCGAGTCGCCGATCGAACCGACGGCGTAGTCGATCGGCCCGGGAGGGAGACACAAGACGTATGCGACCGTCCTGACGAGTTCGACATCGATGATCCGTCCCGCCCTCGAGCGCCGCGTCGGCATCGACGAGCGCGCGCTGGCGGCGTTTCGCATCGCGCTCGGCGCCCTCCTCCTGTTCGATCTCTGCCACCGCGCGCGCTCTCTCGCCGCATTCTACACCGACGACGGCGTCTTGCCACGGGCGCACCTCCTCGAGCAGTACCCGCTCGGTCGCTACTCGGTTCACGCGCTGTCGGGCGAGCCGTGGGCCCAGATCGTCCTCTTCGGCTGTTCGGCGATCCTCGCGATCGCGCTGCTGGTCGGCTACCGGACGAGAACCGCGACGGCGCTGTCCGCGCTCTTGCTCTTCTCGCTGCACTTTCGCAACCCGTTCGTCCTGAACGGGGCCGACAGGCTCCTGCGCGAACTGCTTGTGCTGGCCGTCTTCCTCCCGCTCGGCGATCGCTGGGCGGTCGACGCTCGAGGGAGGGCGGACCGAGCGGACCGAAACGACGCCGCGGCGCGAGCCGGTTGTGACGCGCTGATCGCGACGCCGGCGACTGCAGCGATCCTCGTCCACGTCGTCGTCCTGTTCGTCAGCAACGCCGTCCTCAAGACCGAGGGGAGTACTTGGTACGGCGGCGACGCCCTCGGCTACGCGCTCCGGCAGGACGGACTGACGCTCCCGCTCGGCGAGGCCCTGGCGAACTACCCGCTCGCGCTCACCGCCGGCACGTACGCCTGGGCGGGGCTCGTGACCGGCGCACCCCTGTTGCTCCTGCTCACCGGTCGTCTCCGAACCGCCTACGCCGCGGCCGTTCTCGCCGCGGTCTCCGGGATGGCGGTCTCGCTGGCCGTCGGCCTCTTCCCGGCCGTCCTGTTCGCCGCCGTCCTCCTCTTTCTCCCGCCGGGCGTCTGGGACGCCCTCGAGCGCGTCGCCGCCGGCGCGGTCGATCGAGTCGCGCCACCCTCCCTCGAGCGCGCCCCGACGACCTGCCGGTCCGGAATCGATCGCGTGACGCCCCCGCGTTCCGTCGGTTCGCCGCTGCCGTCGGCGGTCCGAGATCGGATCGGTCGGTATCGATCGGTCGCACTCGTCGGCGTCCTGGCGGTCGTCCTCCTCTGGAGTGGACTGTTGCTCGGGGCGACGGCCGACCTCGAGCCGGCCGACTCGAGGGTCCCGGACGACTACCAGTGGACGATGTTCGCACCCGACCCGAGTACGACCGACGGCGGGTTCGCGGCGGTCGGCCACGTCGACGAGGGGGCCGACGTCGACGTTTTCCGCAGCACCGCCGCTCGGACCGGTCACCCGCCCGCGGTCGACGCGGGACCCGACTTCCGCTGGCGGAAGTATCTCTATTCGCTGCTCGAGGACGACGCCCGCGCCGATCGGTTCGCGGGCTACGTGTGCGAACGGGCGAGCGCGACGAGCGGTGGCCCCGTAGAGAGCGTCACCGTGACCTACACCGAACGGCGGATCGCGCTCGGGGGCGAGGCCCCGCCGCCGGAGACGACGACGGTCGTCGAGCGCTCGTGCTGATCGAGGCCGAAGACTGCGGCGTGAGGCGCGGTCTCTCGAGCGGCGGACGCGCGGTCAGCCGTCCTCGGCCGCGAGCGTGCGGCCGAGCAGCGCGAGCGGGTAGCCGAAGAGAGCGACGACGGCAACCCACGGCAGGAAGAGTACCGTTCCGACGAGGACGGTCCAGACGCTGATCGAACGCATCGGATAGACGATCGCGATGACGGCGCTCGGAACGAGCGTGACGGCTCCGAGTAGCGCTGCCGGCGTCCGGCCGCGCTCGAACGCGTGGCCGATCGGCAGGAAGAGTGCGGTGGCGAACCCGAACGAGAACGGCAGGAGAAACGCGATTCCGCCGGCGAGCGCTCGCGTGTAGCCGGCGGCGACGACCGTCGCGAGGGCGGCGAGGACGAACAGCCCGCGCGTCTCGAGACGGGAACCGATTCGCGCGGCGGCCGACCCGAGCAGCGCGTAGCCGACCCCCAGCGACGACAGCACGACGGCGGCCGGCGGAAACGCCCGCCCGGTCGCCACCGCACCGTAGGCGAGGACGCCGACCGCCCCGCCGACGCCGACGGCGACGAGCAGCCGCTCGAGCGTCGCCGCATCGATCGTCGGTCGCTCGCGGCCGAGGCAGTTCGCCGCCCGCTCGAACGCGGTGGAACCGCGGCCGTAGCGTCCGATCGCGACCCCGAAGAGACCGATCAACGCGCCGGGGACGGCCCCGATAGCCAGCCCGCGAGCGAGCGCCGGCGGCCCGATCGCGATCCCGATCGTCGCGTAGCCGCTCGCGGCCCCGAGGAGGCCGCCCTCGCCGTAGGTGACGTACACGGCTTCGTCGAAGTCGCTCCCGGTCGAGTCCGTATCGTCGGACCTCCACGTCGCGGCGTTCCCCGCGACGCTGGCGTCGGCCGGCCGGTTCGTGATGACCGTTCCGTCGGGCGCGTGTATCGTCACCCGCCGGGCCTGCTGGTCGTAATTGGTCGTCGGCCCCTTCTCGTGGAAGTACTCGAGGAGCCAGGAGTCGCCGACGCCGCGTCGGGCGACGTCGTCGACGGTGTAGTTGACGACGACGGTTCGATTCCCGAGCGCCGTCTCGACGGTTCGAACGTCCCCCTCGGCGACGTGATAGCGCGGCCAGGCGTCGTCGACCGCGGCCTCGAGGGCGGTCGCGTTGGCCCGGTATCGCTCGGCGGCCGACTCGGTGACAGGAACGCGGGCGTGCCACAGCGAGTCGCCGGTTTCGTCGACGTAGATGTCGAGCGTTCCGGGACCGTCCGAACCGGAGATGCTGACGTTTTCGACGCTGGACCCGCAGACGCCACAGACCGGTGCCGGGGGCGGCGCCGCGACGACCGCGGTGAGGCCAGCCAGCGCGACGAGGCTACAACAGAGGGAAAGGGCGGCGAAGCGGGCGGGGCGCATCGTCTTCGCGAACGCGTATCAGCACCAAATAAATTACGCGAAGGTGAAAGGAACGCCGTCAGCTCACTCGTACTCGTAGAACCCACGCCCCGTCTTCTTGCCGAGGTCGCCGGCCTCCACCTTTCGCTTGAGGAGGTAGGCGGGCTTGTACCGGTCGCCCAGTTCCCCGTGGAGCGTCTCGGAAGCGTGGAGACAGACGTCGAGCCCGATGTGGTCGGCCAGCGTCAGCGGCCCCATCGGGACGTTGGTCCCGAGTTCCATCCCTGCGTCGATGTCTTCCTTCGAGGCGACGCCCTCGTCGTAGGCCCGGATCCCCTCGTTGATCCAGGGCATCAGGATGCGGTTGGTGACGAAGCCGGGCTTGTCGTCGGCCTCCCACGTCGTCTTCTCGAGGTCTTCGGCGAAGTCGTGGGCCAGGTCGGTCACCGCGTCGGTCGTCTTCTCGCCGACGACGACCTCGACGCCCTCCATGATCGGCACCGGGTTCATGAAGTGCAGCCCGATCACGCGCTCCGGGCGCTCGAGGTCGCCTGCGATCGAGGTGATCGAGAGCGTACTCGTGTTCGTCGCGAGGACGACGTCCTCGTCACACACTCGCTCGAGATCGGCGAAGATTTCCTGCTTGACTGCGAGTTCCTCGAGGGCGGCCTCGACGACCAGATCGCAGTCGCCGAGATCGCCGAGGAGCGTGGTCCCCTCGATCCGGTCGCGGATCGTTGCCGGATCTTCCTCGAGGTCGCCCCGGCTCTCGAGGCGCCCGAGGCTGTCGTCGATCGTGTCGAAACCGTTCTCGACGTACTCCGATTCGATGTCGCGCATGACGACCTCGCAGCCGTTCGTGGCGGCGACCTGTGCGATGCCGCTGCCCATCGTCCCCGCGCCGACGACGCCGATTCGGTCGAGTTGCTCGCGAACCATACCGGCCTTTTCCGCAGACGAAGCCGTAAGCGTGCTGGTCGGCCGGAGGGCCGTGTCGGTCACGAGGGCAACTTTCAAGACGAGACAGTGTGAGCTACGGACGACCGGTGAATCGCGTGAGCAAGGAAGAGGTCGCCAGCGACGCGGAGACGGGAACCGCCCCGGCGAGCGACGGGGAAGGCGGGGACGCGACCGTCGTCGACATCGGCATCACCGTCGACGTCGGCGACGACGCGGCCGCCGTCGGTTCTGACCCCGTCGAACTCGCCTTCGACGAGGACGAACTGCTCGCAGCGGCCGACGACGCGACCACGGACACCGACGACGAAGCACCCGCGGGTTCGGCGCCGGACGCGGCGATCGACCCGGCCGAGCGCGAGGCGCTCGCGGACGCCGGCGTCGACCCCGACGCGGTCGTCGACAAGGAGTACTCCTATCGGCTGTTGCTCGAGGACGGGGTCGACGAGGACGTCGCGGCCGCCCTGCGCAGGCGCTTTTCGCTGCCGTGGTCGTTCGAATCCGACGGCGACTTACAGCGGCGCTCGAGCGAGGTCCGCGGGCTGGGCGCAGCCGAACGCGAGTGGATCGCGGTCAGCGACGACGAGGACTGGCAGGCCTTCGAGTACGACGAAGAAGGCGTGTCGGTCGGACGGAACCGGCCCGACGAGCGGCCGTACCCGAAGCCGACGCCGGTGGCCGCCGTCACCGGGGTCGGCCCCGACGACGCCGACCGACTGGCCGAGGCTGGGGTCCAGTCGGCCGAGCGGCTGGCGACGGTCGACGCGATGACCGTCGCCAAGGCGCTCGATCTGAACGTTTTGCACGTCCGCACGTGGCGACACAGCGCCCGCGAATTGCTCGAGTGATGGAGCCGATTTCGATCCCGTCCCGAGCGCCCGGCGAGTCGGATCGCTGTCACGTCGCGCGGCCCAAGTCGGATGAATTACTACACAAGTACTCAATTTCGATAATCAGGACCATCAAAGATTTATAGCGCACTGTTGGACCGTCTAACAGATGATTCCGATCGACGATTCCCCGATCGTTCGCGATGGCAAATCACTGATTCTTGCGATGGACCACGGCTTAGAACACGGACCCGTCGACTTCGAGGACGTCCCTGAGAAGCTCGATCCGTCGACGGTCTTCGAGACGGCGACTCACGACGCCGTCACCGCGATGGCCGTCCAGAAGGGGATCGCCGAGGGCTACTACCCTAGCTACGAGGACGACGTCAATCTCCTGTTGAAGCTAAACGGTACGTCGAACCTCTGGATGGGCGAGCCCGACTCGGCGGTCAACTGCTCGGTCGACTACGCCGCCGAACTGGGTGCCGACGCCCTCGGCTTTACCGTCTACGGCGGCTCGAACCACGAGATCGAGATGGTCGAGGAGTTCCGCGACGCTCAAGAGAACGGGCGCGAGTACGACCTCCCCATGGTCATGTGGTCGTATCCGCGGGGCCAGGGGCTGAAAAACGACACCAAGCCCAGCACCATCTCCTACGCGACGCGGCTGGCCCTCGAGCTGGGCGCCGACATCGCGAAGGTCAAGTACCCCGGGAGCCCGGACGCGATGGCCCACGCCGTCGACTGTGCCGGCGACATGAAGGTCATCATGTCGGGCGGGTCCAAGACCTCCGACTACGAGTTCCTCTCGCAGGTCGAGGCGGTCATCGACGCCGGCGCGAAGGGACTGGCCGTCGGCCGCAACGTCTGGCAGCGCGAGGACCCGACGCGGCTGCTCGACGCCCTCGAGAAGGTCATCTACGAGGAGGAGACGGCCGACGCCGCGCTCGAGGCCACCGAATAGATGACGGTGTCAGACCCGGTCGTCGAGGACGTCGTGGCGACGATCGGTCGCTCGGCGACCGAGATCCGGCAGGGGCTGATCGGTCGTCGCGGCACGGTCGACGGGGAAAATCCCAGCGGCGAGACCCAGGCCGAAGCGGACGTCTGGGCCGACGAGTTGCTCGGCGACCGGCTCGCCGGGATCGACGGCGTCGGCCAGTACGCCAGCGAGGAACGCGCCGACGTCGTCGACTGCGGTGCGGATCCAGCCGACAGCGACGCGTACGCGGTCGCGGTCGACCCGCTCGACGGCTCCTCGAACCTCAAGTCCAACAACACGATGGGGACGATCTTCGGCGTCTACGACGCCGCCCTGCCCGCCCGCGGCGAGACGCTCGTGGCCGCCGGCTTCGTCCTCTACGGGCCGATCACGACGATGCTGATCGCCACCGAGGAGACCGTCACCGAGTACGAACTCTCCGGCGGCGAGCGCACGATCGTCGACCGCGACGTGACCCTGCCCGACGAGCCGGTCGTCTACGGCTTCGGCGGCCGCGTCCCCGACTGGCCCGCGGACTTCCGCGAGTACGCCCGTGAGATCGAGGACGAACTCAAACTCCGCTACGGCGGCGCGCTGATCGGCGACGTTAATCAGGTACTGACCTACGGCGGAACCTTCGGCTACCCCGCCCTCGAGTCCCGGCCCGAGGGCAAACTCCGCCTCCAGTTCGAGGGGAACCCGATCGGCTACGTCGTCGAGCGGGCCGGCGGGCGCTCCTCGAACGGGGACCGCTCGCTGCTCGCCGTCGAGCCCGACGCGCTCCACGACCGGACGCCGGTCCACGTCGGCAACGACGAACTGATCGAGCGCCTCGAGGCGACCCTCGAGTAACCCGCCGATCCGTTTTTCGCTGTTCGGTATCGTCAGTCGGTCCAGGCGGCCGTTCCGGCCACGTAGACGCCGACACCGACGAGCAACAGCGCGTAGAACGCCCAGCGGGGCCAACCGGTCTCGAGGAACAGCAGGGTGAGAAACAGCACCCACAGCGAGAGGGCGACCAGATCGCCCAGTACGCGGCCAAGTGTGCGGACGGCCGTTCTGACGGGCCCGGACGCGGCACTCTCTGACCGCCCGGTATCGTTACTCATCGCGGTTCGACCCCCTGGCCAAAGTCGGCCGTCGATTCGGCCCTCGCGGCACGGGTGGGTCGGCGACTCGGCTCCGCGGCGGTCGCCGCTCAGAAGTGGTAGCCATGTGTTTCGGTCAGTCGATAAGCTCCCACGCCCCAGACGTAGCTCTGGCCGGGCCACCAGGTCCGGGCGTTGTTGAAGCCGGCGACGAGGACGTCACCGTCCTCGCCCTCGGGATCGCGGTGGTAGCTCACGGAGCCGCTATCGCCGTCCGTGAGGTCCATCTCGCCACCCCAGCGGAGCTGCCCGCGCCGGCAGAAATCGTCCGTGAAACAGGTTACAGCGTCGATTCCCTGTACCTTTCCCACCGTGTGCCCGGTCATGGCACCGACCTTCTCGAGTTCGGCGTCGCGTGCGACGAGCGTCGCGAGGCCGAACCTGGTGAACTGACCCCGCACCCGCGGGCTCGAGGGGGCGTCGATCCTGCTCGTCGGTTCGATTTCGCCGGTCGGCCGAACGGCCGCGACGTCGGCGACCGGGTGGCGTCGTGCGACGGTCCCCAGTTCGGCCGCGTCGTCGCCTCCGAGAGGCAGCGACAGGGACTCGTCGGTCGTCCCCTCGGCCCCGTCGAAGGCGTGGTCGGCCGTCACGAAGAACCGCCGTTCCCCGTCGGGGTGATACAGCGCCGGGCCGAGCGTCGCCAGGCTCGTCGGCGTCTCGCAGGCGACGCCGCTGGGGACGTGACCGTCCGCGCCGGGGTAGCCCAGCCGGGGTTCGCTCGCCTCGGAATCGTCCCCGATGTCGTCGACGTCGATGAACGTCTCCACGTCGATCTCGACGCCCTCGGCGAGTTCTCCGAGCAGTTCGTTCACCGAATGCCCCTCGCTCGAGACGCCGACCGAGACGGTGGCGGTCCCGCTCTCGAGGTCGCCGGGGACGACGGCGCTGCCGAGGTAGCCGGTAAAGCCGACCCGCGCCAGGAGGTCGTTGATCTCGAAGGCCTTCTCGACGGCGGCGTACCACGCCGCGGGGACGCGTTCCGTTCGCTCCCGGATCGACCACGGGTCGGCCGGGTCGTCCCTGACGAGGGCGGTGACGACGGGGACTTCGCCGTCGTCGGCCGCGAGGAAGTCGTCGACGTCGAGCCAGTGGGCCAGCCCGAGGGCGTAGCCGCCGCCGGCGACGGTCCGCAGGAACGCGCGCCGATCCAACCCTCGGTCGATCCGATCGCGAAGCGTCGCTCCCCGTTTCCCCGAACGTTCGGTGTGTGCCTCCGACATATCGCTATCTACCCCGCTCCGCACGACCGGAACGGATCACTAACCGTCGAAACGAACGGCCATTCGACCCAAAGCCGTGCTGCCTGCAATTGCTGCCGAACGTCTTTCTCGCGGACGGACCGGGGGAGTCGGCAGCGGCCGTGGTGTACCCGCCGGTCGATCGCGCCCTTTCGACCTCCCACATAACGCGTGGATTACTGAACGCGAGCGTTCGTATCATCGGACCCGACAGCGTACGTTGTCTCCGTGTTGGTGACCACGGAGGCAAAACGCACGCTCGAGCGGGTCGCGCCACGTTCGAGCCGTCCCCCCGCGACGAACTCCACACGATCAGTGGCGATCCGCCGGCGCGACCCCGTCTCCCCTTCTCCGCTGCCGTCCGGTTCGTCCGACCGTCCGAACCAGTGCCGACGGTCACACCGGAATTCGGTCGTCGACGCGGTCATCAGCGTGACGGACTCTTCGCATCAGGCGATCCCGTTCGATGGATGGGACGTCCCCGATTACGGCCCGGTTACGTCCCTGAACCGTCGCCGCCGGACGAGAAACGCCGACGATCGGCCGAGCGCGCTGCCCTCGGCCAGTCCCCGAAAGGCGAAAGCGCACGAACGGTCCCCGTCGCCGAACCGTTTGCCGTCGGTTGTAAGCGATTACCAGCGACGCCGGTTCCCCTACGCCTGCCATAACAATACCCCGCGTGCTGGTACGGGGTCGTACTCCCGACGGCAACGGCCGGTTCGATTCCGGCCGGGAGCCTATGAGTTCCGAGCGCGCGACCGCCGACCAGTGGCTGCCGGGCGACGTGACCCCCGTCGACCTCGAGCGGTTGCTCTGGGCGCTGGTCGCGCTCTCGCTGGTCGCCGACGTCGTCACGACGTTCGTCGGGCTCAACGTCGGGTTGGCCGAGTCCAACCCCGCGGCTCGCGGCGCGATCGAGAGCTACGGCGTCGTCGGCATGCTCGGACTGAAGGCGTTCGCGGTCGGCGTCGCGCTCGCCTGCCGTCCCCTCCTCGAGCGGGCGTACCGGCCGATCGTGCCGGCGGGGCTCGCAGTGCCGTGGCTGGCCGCCGCAGTTCTCAACGTCTATACCATCTCGACGGTCGTGTGACCGTCGGAGGGGAGCGGAACCGACGACGAAACCGAGGTCGTCGTCGACCTCGAGACGGGCGAACGAGAGAGTCGGGCGGTTTCAGATTCTGCAATGCCGCCCATTTCCTAAACGGCGGTTCGTCGTACGCACGCCCTCGGATGAAACGGAGACAAGTCGCACGGTTGGTCGTACTGGGCGGTGTCGCAGTCCCGCTTGCCGGTTGTTCAAACGAGGCGGCCGACGGCGGTGACGAGAACGACGATGCCGGTGAGGACACTGACGACGAAGACGGTTCCGCCGAGGAAGACGGTTCCGCCGACGAATCGAACGAACGGGAGTTCTCCGGGACTGGATCGGAGGCGCTCGAGGACATCGGTGTCGAGGGCGGGCTCACCGTCGTCGACGCTACCCACGAGGGTGACGGCGAGTTCCAAGTTCGATTGATTCCCGGCGGAGGCGAGGGTAGCGAGGACGACGCGGAAGACGCAAGCGAGCCGGAATCAACTGGAACGCTGTTTGCCGATTCGTCGGGCGGGTACGAAGGACAGACCGCGTGGCATATGGAGGGCGGGACCTACCAACTCAGCGTCGTCGCCGGCGGCGATTGGACGGTGACCGTCCGCGAGCCGCGTGAGACCACTGGCGAAACCCCGCCGGTGTCCCTCGAGGGAACCGGAAACGAAGTCCACGGTCCGTTCGAGTTCGACGGGGCGCACCAGCCGTCCGGCGACTACGACGGAACGGAGATCAACGTCACCATCCTCTCGACGACGCGGGAGGCCACCCAGTTCGTGTTTCACGAGGACAGTATCGAGAACCCGACCGAGTTCGAGTTCGACGGCGTCGGCTACGTCGAAATCAAGTCCGACGGCGAGTGGTCGGTCGACATCGAGTGACGAACGGCGGCTTCGACCGATCACTCGACCCTATCGGCCTCGTCGCCGGCGTCCTGCTGTACCCAGATCGTCTTCGCGTTGACGAACTCCTTGATGCCGTGTTCGTTCGCGACCGTAGCCCGAGTCCTTCACGCCGCCGAACGGCAGCCGGGATCGGACTTGACGAGTGCGTTGACGAAGGCGAGCCCGGACTCGAACCGCCGGGCGACCCGCTCGCCGCGCTCGAGGTCGTCGGTCCAGACGCTCGCGCCCAGTCCGAAGCTGGTGTCGTTTGCCGTCTCGACGGCGGCGTCCTCGTCGGGGACCCGGAACACGCTGGCGACGGGGCCGAACAGTTCCTCCCGAGCGGCGGGGCGTTCTCGGGAACGTCCGTGATCACCGTCGGCGGGTAACTCCCCCTCGCAGTCCATCGGCTCGCCGCCCACCTCGAGTTCCCCTCCCTGCTCGACCGTTGTTTCGACCTGCTCGCGGAGGTCCTCCCCATTTCATCGGTCATCAGTTCGGCGTACTCGTCGGCGTTCTCCCGGAGGACGTCGGCCGCCCGCGCGAGCAACCGCTGGCGGGTCTCGATCGGCGTCTCCGACCACTCCGCGAAGGTCTCGGTGGCCCGCTCGAGTCGGGCCTCGCGTTCCTCGTCGGAGGTCGCCTCGAAACTGTCGACCACGTCGCCCGTCGCCGGGTTCGGACGTTCGATTGACATGTGGTGGTCGACCACGACGAATCGCTTAGTACGCGGAGTTGCCAACCAATGGTGAGTCGGTCCGTCACGGTCGTTCGTTCCACACAACCCCTATGCCCGTCGAATTCGTACGAACGGCTATGTCAGCCGATACGTCCCACGACGATCCCGAACCGCCGCCCGAAGAACGAAAGACCGTCCTGTTCTGTCCGGACTGCGGCTACGAGAGTCCGGTCACCGGGGACTGGGAGACGGTGACGGCCGGCGCCGAGCGACTGCTCGTCTGCGTCGATTGTGGCTGGGTCGT containing:
- a CDS encoding phytoene/squalene synthase family protein is translated as MTTGQPESKPDADLEDDLEWCYDAVHGVSRTFSITIDRLEEPMARHICLGYLLCRIADTIEDAGHIPPERQTELLTRYDRLLDPDAREPIGEFMADVEPWIPEDRNDDWEVVAQTPRVLRTFESLDEEPREIMRDPVRELVDGMAMFTDRYADEGGLRLQTIEELEEYCWYAAGTVGTLITGLVARGTSQDRADEMRENARSFALLLQLVNIAKDVNDDYREENNVYLPAEWLAAEDVDVEAVTDEAHHGGVTNVIKRVTGRAERYLDDAQRYLEVVPEHNGNRLSAWAIPYLLAVGTLRELRERPEDVVREGDVKVSRAEVFALLQQFEDGVSRSRLSELREQMANQPLHQ
- a CDS encoding DUF7409 domain-containing protein; translation: MSKEEVASDAETGTAPASDGEGGDATVVDIGITVDVGDDAAAVGSDPVELAFDEDELLAAADDATTDTDDEAPAGSAPDAAIDPAEREALADAGVDPDAVVDKEYSYRLLLEDGVDEDVAAALRRRFSLPWSFESDGDLQRRSSEVRGLGAAEREWIAVSDDEDWQAFEYDEEGVSVGRNRPDERPYPKPTPVAAVTGVGPDDADRLAEAGVQSAERLATVDAMTVAKALDLNVLHVRTWRHSARELLE
- a CDS encoding class 1 fructose-bisphosphatase; translated protein: MTVSDPVVEDVVATIGRSATEIRQGLIGRRGTVDGENPSGETQAEADVWADELLGDRLAGIDGVGQYASEERADVVDCGADPADSDAYAVAVDPLDGSSNLKSNNTMGTIFGVYDAALPARGETLVAAGFVLYGPITTMLIATEETVTEYELSGGERTIVDRDVTLPDEPVVYGFGGRVPDWPADFREYAREIEDELKLRYGGALIGDVNQVLTYGGTFGYPALESRPEGKLRLQFEGNPIGYVVERAGGRSSNGDRSLLAVEPDALHDRTPVHVGNDELIERLEATLE
- a CDS encoding SDR family oxidoreductase is translated as MSKSILVAGSHGGVGQHVTARLAESGDTPRAMIRSESQVAELAALGGDPVVADLTEPSSLERALEGCDAVVFAAGSGGEDVYGVDRDGAINLIDAASEAGVDRFVMLSSMGADDPDAGPEPLRDYLIAKAEADEYLRHSGLASTIVRPGELTDEPGTGEIRAAEGLELGEGDIPREDVAATLVAAIDCEPVVGETFEILSGENPIPDAIEAVGSS
- a CDS encoding 3-hydroxyacyl-CoA dehydrogenase family protein yields the protein MVREQLDRIGVVGAGTMGSGIAQVAATNGCEVVMRDIESEYVENGFDTIDDSLGRLESRGDLEEDPATIRDRIEGTTLLGDLGDCDLVVEAALEELAVKQEIFADLERVCDEDVVLATNTSTLSITSIAGDLERPERVIGLHFMNPVPIMEGVEVVVGEKTTDAVTDLAHDFAEDLEKTTWEADDKPGFVTNRILMPWINEGIRAYDEGVASKEDIDAGMELGTNVPMGPLTLADHIGLDVCLHASETLHGELGDRYKPAYLLKRKVEAGDLGKKTGRGFYEYE
- a CDS encoding DUF5658 family protein, whose amino-acid sequence is MSSERATADQWLPGDVTPVDLERLLWALVALSLVADVVTTFVGLNVGLAESNPAARGAIESYGVVGMLGLKAFAVGVALACRPLLERAYRPIVPAGLAVPWLAAAVLNVYTISTVV
- a CDS encoding class I fructose-bisphosphate aldolase, which produces MIPIDDSPIVRDGKSLILAMDHGLEHGPVDFEDVPEKLDPSTVFETATHDAVTAMAVQKGIAEGYYPSYEDDVNLLLKLNGTSNLWMGEPDSAVNCSVDYAAELGADALGFTVYGGSNHEIEMVEEFRDAQENGREYDLPMVMWSYPRGQGLKNDTKPSTISYATRLALELGADIAKVKYPGSPDAMAHAVDCAGDMKVIMSGGSKTSDYEFLSQVEAVIDAGAKGLAVGRNVWQREDPTRLLDALEKVIYEEETADAALEATE